CGTGGTCTTCGACCTCCTCGACCTCTGTCGGGGGCGTCGTCGAGATCGTCTCCTCGAACAGGGGAAACAGCAGGACCGGCAGGGCGAGAAAGATGAGGACGACACCAGTGAGGTCCATGACGATGACGAGCAAGAGAGACTGCCAGGAGTCCCACGACGAGGAGTCCGAACCGAACCCGGTCGTGGTGAAGGTCTCGACGACGATCTGGACCGAGCGGAGGAAGCCCCGATCGATCCCCTCGAAGGTGGCCATCGCCCAGTGATACAGCAGCGCGTACCCCAGCATGATCCCGCCGAGCGCGAGCACGTAGTACCCCGTCCGGCGTTGCCACGTATCCATCGCTATCGGGTTCAAGGGCCACCCCCGACTTACCATTTCTGACCATTCGCCCCGCGGAGGCCTTTTCCCGCCCGGGACCATTGCTATCGCATGGCACGCGAAATCACGCACGAGGCGACCGGGCCGGAGATCGTCGACGAGAACGACATCGGCGAGAAGGGCGACATCGCCATCTGCATGTGCGGCCTGTCCGGCGAGTACCCCTTCTGCGACGGCTCACACCAGGCCACGGCCGACGAGGACGACGACGTACTGTACAAGTACGACGGTGACGACGACGAGAAACAGCGCCACGTGATCGCAGAACTGGTCTTCGAAGACGAGTCGGCGTAGGGATCGCTCGCTACTTGCCCTCGAACTCGGGCTCCTGGTCGGTGACGAAGGCGGTGATCCCCTCGCTGAGGTCCTCGGTGTCGAGCAGGTGGCCGAACCCGGACGCTTCGAGTTCGAGGCCGGCCTCCATGCTGTCCCAGCCCTCGCGCATGGCGCGTTTGGTGTACTTCTGGGCGATCGGCGGGCCGCCGGCGACGTTCTGCGCGAACTCGAGGGCCTTCTCCTCGAACTCGTCGTCCTCGTAGACCTCGTGGACGAAGCCGAGTTCGTGCATCCGCTCGGCCGAGATGCGCTCGGCGGTGAAGACGACGTACTTGGCCGCGCTCTCGCCGATCAGGCGCTGGAGGCGCTGGGTGCCGCCCCAGCCCGGCA
Above is a genomic segment from Halorientalis sp. LT38 containing:
- a CDS encoding CDGSH iron-sulfur domain-containing protein translates to MAREITHEATGPEIVDENDIGEKGDIAICMCGLSGEYPFCDGSHQATADEDDDVLYKYDGDDDEKQRHVIAELVFEDESA